In Pseudoroseomonas cervicalis, the DNA window TCGCGGTGCATCACCGCCAGCGCGACATCCAGGAGCCGCGCGACCTGCCCGAGGCGATGGCCAGCGCCATCCGCAGCGCCCTGGTCGAGCATCCGGGCGATGTGCTGGCCTTCCTGCCCGGCTGGAGCGAGATCCGCCGCACCGCCGAGCGCCTGGGCGGGGTGAAGGCCGAGGTGCTGCCGCTGCATGGCGAGCTGCCGCCTTCCGAGCAGGACCGCGCCCTCAACCCGTCAGCGAACCGGAAAGTGGTGCTGGCGACCTCGATCGCCGAGACCTCGCTGACCGTGCCCGGGGTGCGCATCGTCGTCGATGGCGGCTTCCGCCGCGCGCCCCGGCTGGACCCGGCCACGGGGCTGGCGCGGCTGGCGACCTTGCGCATCTCCCGCGCCGCCGCCGAGCAGCGCGCCGGCCGCGCCGGCCGCACCGAGCCCGGCGTCGCCATCCGCCTGTGGAGCGAGGCGCTGCATCGCGGCCTGCCGCTCGCCGACCGGCCGGAAATCCTCGAATCCGAACTCTCCGGCCTGGCGCTGGATTGCGCCGCATGGGGCAGCGATCCCGCGGAGATGGCCTTCCTCGACCCGCCGCCGGCGGGGATGCTCGCCGCCGGCCGCGCCCTGCTGCGCGACCTCGACGCGCTGGACGGGGAAGGGCGCATCACGCCGATGGGGCGGCGCATGGCGCGCATGGGCACGCATCCGCGCCTGGCCCGCATGATGGCCGAGGCCTCGGATGCCGAGGAAGCCGCGCTGGCCGCCGAGCTCGCCGCCCTGCTGGAGGAGCGCGACCCGATCCGTGGCCGCGAGGCACCGTCGGACATCCAGCTCCGCCTCGACCTGCTGCATGGCGCGGACGACCCGAATGCCGACCGTGCCGCGCTGGGGCGAATCCGGCGCGGCGTGACGCTGCACCGCCGGCGGCTCGGCGTGCCCGGCGGCACGCAGGCGTCCGGCGATGCCGGGCTGCTGCTGGCGGCCGGCTTCCCCGACCGCATCGCGGCGAAGCGCGGCAGCATGGATGGCGCCTTCCGCCTGGCCTCGGGCCAGGGCGCGCGGCTGCCCGCCACCGACCGGCTGGGCCGGTCGCCGCTGCTGGCGGTGGCCGATCTGGAACTGGCCGGCACCGAGGCCCGCATCCGCATGGCCGCGCCCCTGACCCGCGAGGCCCTGGAAAAGAAATTTCCGGAGCGGCTGGTGCGGGAGGAGGGCGCGGCCTTCGACGCCCGCGCCGGCGCGGTGGTGGCGCGGCGGCGGCTGCGGCTCGGCCCGCTGGTGCTGGAGGAGGCGACGCTGCCGCATGCCGACCCCGCCCTGCTGGCCGCCGCCCTGGCCGAGGCGGCGGCGGGGCGGGGCTTCCGCGATCTCGACTGGTCCAATGCCGCGCTGCAGACCCGCGCCCGCATCGCCTGGATGCGCCGCGCCGAGGGCGGGGAGTGGCCCGATGTCTCGGAGGAGGCGCTGGCGGCGGGCGGCGGCGCGTGGCTGGTGCCCTGGCTGTCGGGGCTGACCAAGCTGTCGCAGCTGAAATCGCTGGATGCGGTGGCGATGCTGCGCGGCCTGCTGCCGCACCCCCTGCCGCGACGGCTGGATGCCGAGCTGCCGCCGCGGCTCGACCTGCCGGGCGGGCGCAGCGCCGCCATCGACTATACCGGCGAGGTGCCGCGGCTGGAGGCGCGGGCGCAATTCCTGTTCGGCCTGGCTGGCCTGCCGAAGCTGGCGGGGGGGGAAATCCCGCTGCAGGTGGCGCTGCTTTCCCCGGCCGGGCGGCCGATCGCCGTCACCGCCGATCTCGCCGGTTTCTGGAAGGGCGCCTGGGCGGATGTGCGCAAGGATATGCGCGGCCGCTACCCGAAGCATGACTGGCCGGAGGATCCTTCCCGCTGAGAATCCGGCGTTCGGCGGGCGCGACGGAACCCCTGGCCGCCGCCGCCGTTCCCAGCGCACAGGGTGATGATCCTGGGTGCTTCAGCCATCCCCCCGGCTTGAAGCCAAGCCCAGGGTAGGCCCACATTCGTCGCGTCCCGGCGCCCATCTCGCGCCGATCAAGGAAGACCGCCCGATGCCCGCCCCCCGCCGCATGATCCTGGCCGGACTGGCCACCCTGGCCCTGGCCCCGCTCGCCCCCTCGCTCTCGCCCCTTGGCGCGCGGCCGGCGCTGGCGCAGCGCGCCGTGCTGCCGGATTTCGCCGATCTGGCCGAGCAGGTGCTGCCCGCCGTCGTCAACATCGCCGTGCTGTCCGAGCAGACCACGACGCAGATCCCGCCCGAGCTGCGCGGCACGCCCTTCGAGCGCTATTTCCGCGAGCGGCGCGGCAGCCAGCAGGTGCAGGGCGCGGGCTCCGGCTTCATCATCGACCCGGCCGGCTACATCGTCACCAACAACCATGTGGTCGGCAATGCGGTGCGGGTCGTCGTCTCGCTGCAGAACGGCACCGAGATGCCGGCCCGCGTCGTCGGCACCGATGAGCTGACCGACCTGGCGCTGCTGCGGGTGGAATCGCGCACGCCGCTGCCCTCCGTTGCCTGGGGCAGCTCGGCCAGCCTGCGCGTCGGCTCCTGGGTGCTGGCGGCGGGCAACCCGTTCAGCCTGGGCGGCACCGTCACCTCCGGCATCGTCTCCGCCCGCGGGCGCGAGATCGGCGCCGGGCCGTTCGACGATTTCATCCAGACCGATGCCGCCATCAACCCGGGCAATTCCGGCGGGCCGCTGTTCAACACGGCGGGCGAGGTGATCGGCATCAACACCGCCATCTACTCGCCCTCCGGCGCCTCGGCCGGCATCGGCTTCGCCACGCCCTCGGATCTGGCGCGCGGGGTGATCGAGCAGCTGCGCCGCGACGGGCGGGTGGAGCGCGGCTGGCTCGGCGTCGCGGTCGAGGATATGGGCGAGGAGGCGATGCCCGGTGGGCGCAACCGCGGCGTGCAAGTGCGCAGCGTCGAGCGCAACAGCCCCGCCGCCCGCGCCGGCCTGCGCGCCGGCGACATCGTCACGGCGCTGAATGGCGAGCGCATCGAGACCTCCCGCGCGCTGATCCGCAGCGTCGCCGGCACGCCGCCGGGGCAGACGGTGCGGCTGTCGCTGACCCGCGAGGGCCGCTCGCGCGACATGGCGGTGCAGGTCGGCCGCCGCCCCTCGGGGCCCTGAGGGGGGCCTGCGGCAGAACCCGGGGGCGGCCCGGTCGGGGGCGGCCACCGGGCCGGCCCCGGCCCGCCGGCGCGCTGCCCTGCGCCCCTCGCAGCCCCGCCCCGCTCGCCGCCGGCATGGCGAAGGTTGGCGTTTGAGTTGCGAGTGATTATGGATTGCGCGCTTCCCAGGGAAGGGCCGCTTTCTGTGACGTCTGCCCAAGCTTCCGCCCGCCCGGCCTGCCGCCACGGCGCGGGCCTTCGCCGCCATCCGGCCTCGCTCCGCCACGCCCCGCCGCGGGCGGGCGGCCGATGAGCGCCGGGCTGAGCCTGGCCGCGCCGGGCGCCGCCGCCGCCGGCTATCGCGCGCTGCTGGCGCGGCGCATCGCCGTGCTGGTGGGGCTGGTGGTGCTGCTGACGGCCTCGCTGCTGCTCGACATCGCCACCGGCCCGTCGCGGCTCGGCCTGTCCGATGTGGTGCGGGTGCTGCTGAACCCGTCCAGCGCCAGCGGCCCGGTCTCGGTCATCGTCTGGGATGTGCGGCTGCCCTACGCCATCATGGCGGTGCTGGTGGGCGCCGCCCTGGCCCTGGCGGGGGCCGAGATGCAGACGGTGCTGAACAACCCGCTGGCCAGCCCCTTCACGCTGGGCGTCTCCTCCGCCGCCTCGCTGGGCGCGGCGCTGGCCATCGTGCTGGGCGTCGGCCTGCCCTGGGTGCCGCAGGAATGGCTGCTCTCGGGCAATGCCTTCCTGTTCGCCTTCGGCTCGGTGCTGCTGCTGCGCACCCTGTCGCGGCTGCGCGGGGCGGGGGTGGAGGCGCTGGTGCTGTTCGGCATCGCCCTCGTCTTCGCCTTCAACGCCGCCGTGGCGCTGCTGCAATTCGTCGCCACCGAGCAGGCGCTGCAGCAGCTGGTGTTCTGGTCGATGGGCAGCCTGGCGCGCGCCACCTGGAGCAAGATCGGCATCATGGCGCTGGCGCTGGCCGTGGCGATTCCGTTTTCCGCCCGCGCCGCCTGGAAGCTGACGGCGCTGCGGCTGGGGGAGGAGCGGGCGCTGTCCTTCGGCATCAATGCCGACCGGCTGCGCGACGCGGCGCTGCTGCGCGTCTCCCTGCTCTCCGGCGTCTCGGTCGCCTTTGTCGGCACGATCGGCTTCATCGGCCTGATCGGCCCGCATGCGGCCCGCCTGCTGGTGGGGGAGGACCACCGCTTCTTCCTGCCGGCCGCCGCGCTGTGCGGCGCGCTGCTGCTGTCCTTGTCCTCGCTGGCCAGCAAGATGCTGGTGCCCGGGCTGCTGATCCCGATCGGCATCGTCACCGCGCTGGTCGGCGTGCCGGTGTTTGTGGCGCTGGTCTTCACCCGCGGCCGCCGTGCCGGCTGATGTTGACGCCGGTGGGCAGCGCCCACCGGCCCTGACAGAAGAAAGAAGGGGGCCTGGGGGAATTCCTTCCCCCAGCCTTGCCCTGGAGACTGCCCCGATGCGGCTCGAGATTTCCGGCCTGACCCTCGGCTATGGCCGCCGCCCGATCCTGACCGATGCCTCGCTGGAGGCGCTGCAGGGTGGCGGCATCACCGCGCTGGTCGGCCCCAACGGCGCCGGCAAGTCCACCCTGCTGCGCGGCCTGGCCGGGCTGCTGCCGGCGAAGGGCTCGGTGCGGCTGGAC includes these proteins:
- a CDS encoding trypsin-like peptidase domain-containing protein, whose amino-acid sequence is MPAPRRMILAGLATLALAPLAPSLSPLGARPALAQRAVLPDFADLAEQVLPAVVNIAVLSEQTTTQIPPELRGTPFERYFRERRGSQQVQGAGSGFIIDPAGYIVTNNHVVGNAVRVVVSLQNGTEMPARVVGTDELTDLALLRVESRTPLPSVAWGSSASLRVGSWVLAAGNPFSLGGTVTSGIVSARGREIGAGPFDDFIQTDAAINPGNSGGPLFNTAGEVIGINTAIYSPSGASAGIGFATPSDLARGVIEQLRRDGRVERGWLGVAVEDMGEEAMPGGRNRGVQVRSVERNSPAARAGLRAGDIVTALNGERIETSRALIRSVAGTPPGQTVRLSLTREGRSRDMAVQVGRRPSGP
- a CDS encoding iron ABC transporter permease; translated protein: MSAGLSLAAPGAAAAGYRALLARRIAVLVGLVVLLTASLLLDIATGPSRLGLSDVVRVLLNPSSASGPVSVIVWDVRLPYAIMAVLVGAALALAGAEMQTVLNNPLASPFTLGVSSAASLGAALAIVLGVGLPWVPQEWLLSGNAFLFAFGSVLLLRTLSRLRGAGVEALVLFGIALVFAFNAAVALLQFVATEQALQQLVFWSMGSLARATWSKIGIMALALAVAIPFSARAAWKLTALRLGEERALSFGINADRLRDAALLRVSLLSGVSVAFVGTIGFIGLIGPHAARLLVGEDHRFFLPAAALCGALLLSLSSLASKMLVPGLLIPIGIVTALVGVPVFVALVFTRGRRAG
- the hrpB gene encoding ATP-dependent helicase HrpB, with the translated sequence MDALPELPVTEALPRLIEALRQGPNAVLVAPPGAGKTTLVPLVLRHEAWADRQKIVVLEPRRVAARAAARRMAELLGEPLGQTVGLATRLERAVSAATRIEVVTEGLLVRRLQTDPGLEGTAAVLFDEAHERNLDTDLALALCLDLQRGLRPELRLLAMSATIEAQGFSQLLGGAPVIESLGRAYPVAVHHRQRDIQEPRDLPEAMASAIRSALVEHPGDVLAFLPGWSEIRRTAERLGGVKAEVLPLHGELPPSEQDRALNPSANRKVVLATSIAETSLTVPGVRIVVDGGFRRAPRLDPATGLARLATLRISRAAAEQRAGRAGRTEPGVAIRLWSEALHRGLPLADRPEILESELSGLALDCAAWGSDPAEMAFLDPPPAGMLAAGRALLRDLDALDGEGRITPMGRRMARMGTHPRLARMMAEASDAEEAALAAELAALLEERDPIRGREAPSDIQLRLDLLHGADDPNADRAALGRIRRGVTLHRRRLGVPGGTQASGDAGLLLAAGFPDRIAAKRGSMDGAFRLASGQGARLPATDRLGRSPLLAVADLELAGTEARIRMAAPLTREALEKKFPERLVREEGAAFDARAGAVVARRRLRLGPLVLEEATLPHADPALLAAALAEAAAGRGFRDLDWSNAALQTRARIAWMRRAEGGEWPDVSEEALAAGGGAWLVPWLSGLTKLSQLKSLDAVAMLRGLLPHPLPRRLDAELPPRLDLPGGRSAAIDYTGEVPRLEARAQFLFGLAGLPKLAGGEIPLQVALLSPAGRPIAVTADLAGFWKGAWADVRKDMRGRYPKHDWPEDPSR